The genomic DNA TGACACAATTTTCCTGCTGCAAAAATGGCAACTTTCAGAGTAATTTTTATCACATGAACCCCCAAAAAACCCACCAAATTCTATGAATATCTCTAGGCCTAGAGAAAGCATTAAAATagaacaaatttaaatttcaaaaggTGTTGTCGATGTTTCCTAGTGTGTCATAATTTGAGTCAACAATTCAGAAAGTGATACCTCTATTATTAAAGAATGATCTACCTAAACGTTAGCAGCCGATAAGTATAGAAAGTGATAAAAATAGGATTAGTGAAAAGACTTTATACAAATTAGCTATATTTTATGTACTTTTAAATTAAAGTGAAAATTCATGGAACAaccaaaaaaaatgaataataaacatgcacaaaaatagtaaaattataGTAAAAAAGATGGGACATGCTGTTATGAAACAACAGTTAATTTCGTTACAAACATCCAAGTAAATGCTATTCTTACACCTAAACAGACACTAATGTGTTTCACTGTTACTGTAAAAGAAGGAGATGTATGATTTACCAAAACTGGTTACCGTCATTACTATTATGCACAATCTCAATTTCATCATACTAAAAGCAGAACTTGATCTATTTTTAATATGTCCAAAGTAtggaatataaaaattaaaaaactgtTGTTTTATTAGGTTATGATCGTAAGTCAAATTAAGCATATCAATGTCAATTGTTTGATAAATATTTCTCAACTCATAACATTACGAAGTAAGAATGTTGGCATATTTCATGTTAAATGGAAAAGTAagaaatatacttttatatagTATGTCCCCATAATATATGAAAACCACATCTTCTAGTGTTACCAGGTTGATGGGAAGAGACTCTTGAGAAGTTGGAATAAATCAGGAGTACTCTTCAAAAATGGCATTGAACGTTATTAGAATGGGATCGACCTAAAGAGTGTTAAGCTTAACGCTctttaaaaaacagtaaaatgaTGGTTAATTCAATGTGAAATCTAATAATGCACAACCAAATATGGCACTGAGTGTGGGCTGATTATATAATAATGTTCTTTATTATATTGCATGTTACCTAATATAGAATTCGAACTCGGCTATAGAAGCGGTTATATATTCCGAATTGCACAGGAAATATTTGCGAACACTTTTTGAATTCTATTAGTTTTTACTACTCTATCAATAATGGGTATTCGTTAATTACAATACCGCAGCTTATTAGTCATGTACTATATTCTTTCTTTAGCTTGCCAGTCTTAAGATTGCTGGCAAGAACGGCAATATTACGTTGAGGCTTTCCGATTAACATAGATGAGTTGATAATGTATTCTGTCTGCAATATATTTGCTACAGATCGCTTCTTTGCAGCAACATTCATGAGCGCATATAAAAATTTGGTCAGCTATAATAACATCAAACGACCATTTTCTGCAAGATGGGTAAAATCATGTCAAATTTGGGCCGCTTCGCAGGGTCTTCATTCATACAAATCCTCATTAATTTCATTAGGTGTGGTGAAACCCCAGGTGGTATAGATACTCTCATTCCCTCAAGTGCAATCCTCATGCCGCACTCCATATTTGCCAAATCAGAAAATGGTACTTCCCTCGTAGCCATTTCCCAAAGCAGAATGCTAAAACTCCACATATCTGCTGATTTACGAttaatttcatttgatttcTTTTGAAGAGCCTCTGGTGCCATCCAAGCGGGATTGTATAGTTTTCCTGGAGGTTGGAATGAAAATCCTGCATCACCCATGTTCACTTTGCATGTCATTCCTTCATCTATCATGATATGTTTGCTGTTGATCAACAAGCGGTCAATCATTGGTTCAAGTGAATGTAAAAATTGCATTCCAGACGCAATATCTATTGCAAAACGTAATGCAATCGATTGATCTACTGTTGTTGTTGATTCATGTAAGACATGGTACAGGGATCCATAACTCGCATATGGGCTGATAGTTGCCAGATTCTTGCTGTTAACAATCCCCATTACTGGCAGAACGTTGGGATTCGAAAAAATTCGTAAACGTAGATATTCTTCATGGAAAGCCCTTGATATTCTTGatgttatatttttgactgcAAGAATTTTTGCTAATATTTCTGTCTGTCCCCATCGTCCTTTCCATGTTTCTCCAGAATGTGATGATGCAATTTTACCTTTTAGATTTAATTGTCGCAAATCGACATTTTCATGGTTCATAGTTCCATTTTTAGCCCTTGTGCGGGTTGTTCCTTTCCATACATTCTCCGAAAAGGGAATTTTCGTTTTCAAATCCTGGCCTTTTGAACGAGCAAGCTCTGCTAGTCTTCGAGCTAATTCTGGCCTGGCTCTAGCAAGCGGTGTTTCTCCCTTTTTGTTACACATGCTCACAAGAGCACCACAAGACACTAGTTCATCTGCAGAAGCTGGGTGGTTGTTAAAACAGGCATAATGTAAAGGTGTGTTACCATGTTCATTCAAGGCATTCACCTCAGCCTTTTCTCGAATAAGTTTGTGGATAACATCAAGACGTCCCATTTGAGCAGCATTGTGGAGGGGCGTGTCATCACCCATGTTTGCAGAATTTACTCTTGCCCCTCTGGACAATAGCATTTCTACAATGGTATTATGGCCATATCTGGATGCCCAATGCAATGGACTAAATAAATGATCATCTCCTTGATTTAAATCATTTTCAGTGTTATCCAGCCAAACTTTGACTGCCATGAGGTTACCATCACGACATGCCGAAAAtatatcattcatttttgttttgaaataaattaaacttttttgctGCAATTAGTTCAATGATAATTTTTATTAGGTTATATCATTCTAATGAAAAGATGAAATTACATGATGGAATAAGTTGCTTGGAAGAAAAGCACAATCACAAATTCTGAGAAATTAGTAAAAATGACTTATCAATATGCTATACGGATTAACATCATATCCAGAGAAAACATTGCAAATTACTGTGGCAAGACAGTAAGAGAATAACAACACTGCATAAACAGGTGATACTGTATGAGTAAACAATCAAAAATCAACTCAGTTAACGCAGTTTCAATCTGCCTGTATATCAGATATTCGCACAACGTTCAGTGATTTGGGAGAGTACGAGTTAGCAAAATAACCCCACTGACAAATACTACTGGGCTGTGAATTCCAGCTTAGAATTATTCTTATAAACATTCAGCATTTGAATTAATCTTCAATCTTTTTGTTCATAATTACACAGACATAAAGTAGACCTCAAAATTCGAAAAAGGGTTATCGCTATATACATCAGTACAGATATAGCCTACCGCAGTGTCTAATGCTTGATATGAGAACAAGAGAGAGTTTTCATATAAACAACATCAATGATAAGAATCTGTTACTTAGTTAAATTACTGAATTGTAGGGATAAAGGAAGAAATAAGTGGATAAAAACTTCAGAGGCAGAGAAAGTTGAAATTATTGCTGTAATGAGGCCATGTGATTGTGAACCCAATCCATACCAACACACATTCAGCATCAAAAAGAATATTgttataatactgtaatagaaCAAGTTGAGTTTGTTTTTTCCAACAAGTACAGAAGTGAAAAAATCAGTCTTACacaaattacagaattaagAGATAAAACTGATTCTGTGATGTTTAATTCATACCAGTCTGCCAGTAGACTCCAGTCTGTCAGTAATtaggccagggtggtccaaggttgtcgacctcgcgggccacaatattgCTAAAAACatgtaaacagtgcaatacaaaacaaacacattTATTGTCAAATACATTGCTCATTAATTGACATTTTTTTAGGCTAAAGCATGCAAAAACCACAAGAAAACTcacaaaaatcttactatatctacatttagtgggagatttcaaacttttcataacGCAGAAAGTGTCATAAGGAAAACTGCCGTATTAaattgtcaccgacacaacttgcggacatatcaagcaagcattgtggtattttccctcccacacccagtcaaaaatatgtttgaattggtcagctttatttttaaactcatgtttaggctacaaaataacttacaagtaactgcagattgattggttaccaaattttaccaaatttgagatacaggagggtaggctactaaattttctgacatat from Styela clava chromosome 12, kaStyClav1.hap1.2, whole genome shotgun sequence includes the following:
- the LOC120329960 gene encoding scaffold protein ILK-like, with protein sequence MNDIFSACRDGNLMAVKVWLDNTENDLNQGDDHLFSPLHWASRYGHNTIVEMLLSRGARVNSANMGDDTPLHNAAQMGRLDVIHKLIREKAEVNALNEHGNTPLHYACFNNHPASADELVSCGALVSMCNKKGETPLARARPELARRLAELARSKGQDLKTKIPFSENVWKGTTRTRAKNGTMNHENVDLRQLNLKGKIASSHSGETWKGRWGQTEILAKILAVKNITSRISRAFHEEYLRLRIFSNPNVLPVMGIVNSKNLATISPYASYGSLYHVLHESTTTVDQSIALRFAIDIASGMQFLHSLEPMIDRLLINSKHIMIDEGMTCKVNMGDAGFSFQPPGKLYNPAWMAPEALQKKSNEINRKSADMWSFSILLWEMATREVPFSDLANMECGMRIALEGMRVSIPPGVSPHLMKLMRICMNEDPAKRPKFDMILPILQKMVV